The Paenibacillus sp. FSL R7-0204 genome includes a region encoding these proteins:
- a CDS encoding helix-turn-helix domain-containing protein has translation MNFEDINENDVIYRCIGKDFNQGILSCGFMRKRSAERSQYDFKIGYYSCFVVLQGSGTFISMDGTVTPMQAGDLVQRLPERMHSTTIEPDGHWIEFYISVGYPVYSYLKTLGIIHSDKEVQSALHTNDFFFDFVSLLKALKSATDESLPSLLMKSQDLIIRLHSSIHNAHSNENDSKITKACELISVSNDIHFDIQEVASAVNMGYENFRKFFKETTGISPKRYHTEHLMRQAKMMLLSGLPIKQVAVSLGYGDIYSFTKQFTKSEGVSPGRYIRKTKPVQN, from the coding sequence ATGAATTTTGAAGACATTAATGAAAATGATGTAATCTACCGTTGTATCGGCAAAGATTTTAATCAGGGTATTTTATCTTGCGGCTTTATGCGGAAAAGATCAGCAGAGCGTTCTCAATATGATTTTAAGATAGGCTATTACAGCTGTTTTGTAGTATTGCAAGGCAGTGGAACGTTTATTTCCATGGACGGTACCGTTACTCCTATGCAAGCAGGTGATCTTGTTCAACGTCTACCTGAACGTATGCACTCTACTACTATTGAACCAGATGGTCATTGGATCGAGTTTTATATCAGTGTCGGGTATCCTGTCTATTCCTACTTAAAGACACTTGGAATTATTCATTCCGATAAGGAAGTCCAATCGGCACTTCATACGAATGATTTTTTCTTTGATTTTGTTTCCTTGCTGAAAGCCTTGAAAAGTGCAACAGATGAAAGTCTTCCCTCCCTGCTAATGAAGTCTCAGGATCTAATTATCAGATTACACAGTAGCATTCATAATGCTCATAGCAATGAAAATGATAGTAAAATAACAAAAGCCTGCGAGCTGATTAGTGTCTCCAATGATATTCACTTTGATATTCAGGAAGTGGCATCTGCCGTGAATATGGGCTATGAGAACTTTCGAAAATTTTTCAAAGAGACTACAGGGATTTCCCCTAAGCGATACCACACTGAACATTTAATGAGACAGGCAAAAATGATGCTGTTGTCCGGACTTCCCATCAAACAGGTAGCCGTCAGTCTTGGTTACGGGGATATATATTCATTCACCAAACAATTCACGAAGTCAGAAGGGGTATCTCCAGGACGTTATATTCGTAAAACAAAACCTGTTCAAAATTAA
- a CDS encoding helix-turn-helix domain-containing protein: protein MRATINRLVRYKAFQKLTISYFLLVLLTVSLLSSVLFSLFSRSAIKEIERNSRAMLSQITYASDVVYNQVMTIGNTLLTQPEILSFLDETVENKVSNYHIFQQIEQIANLNPYIHSIGIHRPSTGTTVDTAGLPFDVSLTSLSAKQYMEFNPRSLKVASRNNGRPLQFLTFLLYPNFAYQTAGSPLIYINVEEQSILTTIRKIGKADAANNVFVINNEGKVLSHTDSNLFLDDLSGEEYVRTLLIENQPENSFTTTIANQKNLVTYVKSEELDWYFVSVSPYSELITDIDQLRGITLLVTAGIVLAALLSSILLTSNMNKPLSALLEKVMPAPAKPATGLALIDEYKMVTEVFQSYHEREKSMQFVISHSSRTVREHYLHALLRGHSLEDSVSSEMIKEIGEEVAGPFFGVLVFKINELEPAGERVEGKQQSLLRFALGNIAKELLEHIGPCDVLIMGGNEASTILQYTKNQLPEELVPALRNVQSFLSRYFKVTVSIGVGDISFGKGNIPSSYTSAQQYVKYRLIYGKEAILDAAATRHHVLKVLSYPAACEKKLIDAVQQGKPEPIVSAIEEFIDTLSGGSVHQIITFSTQLMLSLLKAFDYLQHVPDSNFNDYLQAVTEIEGAEDLAEIRNLFGRYCSTICKLIEDKNHWMNAKKHNSLIEKVQNYVHEHYAEPNISLDLVSKIAGLSPSYLGKLFKGATGQSFSEYLNNTRLDKAKELLASTYDTAAKISEAVGIYNITYFSTLFKKKYGLTPSAFREQEAMKSAAGDEE, encoded by the coding sequence ATGCGGGCAACCATCAACCGGCTTGTTCGATACAAGGCCTTTCAAAAACTCACAATTTCATATTTCCTTCTCGTGCTTCTAACCGTAAGCCTGCTGTCCAGTGTACTCTTCTCCCTGTTCTCCAGAAGCGCCATTAAGGAAATCGAACGCAATTCCCGGGCGATGTTATCCCAGATCACGTACGCTTCGGATGTAGTCTATAATCAGGTCATGACGATTGGAAATACACTGCTGACTCAACCGGAGATCCTTTCGTTTCTGGATGAGACGGTGGAGAACAAGGTAAGCAATTATCATATTTTTCAGCAGATCGAACAAATTGCCAATTTGAACCCTTATATCCACAGTATCGGAATCCACCGGCCTTCTACAGGAACGACAGTCGATACAGCCGGACTTCCGTTCGACGTATCGCTTACCTCGCTCAGCGCGAAGCAGTATATGGAGTTCAATCCGCGCAGCCTAAAGGTTGCCAGCCGCAACAACGGCAGACCCTTACAGTTCCTGACCTTTTTGCTGTACCCGAATTTCGCATACCAGACCGCAGGCAGTCCGCTGATCTATATCAATGTGGAGGAGCAGTCGATTCTGACGACGATCCGCAAGATCGGCAAAGCGGACGCTGCCAATAATGTCTTCGTGATCAATAATGAAGGTAAAGTATTATCTCATACCGATTCCAATCTGTTCCTGGATGATTTATCCGGGGAAGAGTATGTGCGGACCCTATTAATCGAGAACCAACCGGAGAACAGCTTCACCACAACCATCGCAAACCAAAAGAATCTGGTCACTTATGTGAAATCAGAGGAACTGGACTGGTATTTTGTAAGCGTTTCACCGTATTCTGAGCTCATCACTGACATTGACCAGCTCCGGGGGATTACGCTGCTGGTTACAGCCGGAATTGTACTCGCAGCTCTGTTGAGTTCTATCCTGTTGACCTCGAACATGAATAAACCCTTATCGGCGCTGCTGGAAAAAGTTATGCCTGCCCCGGCCAAACCCGCAACCGGCTTGGCACTGATTGATGAATACAAGATGGTGACTGAGGTCTTCCAATCCTATCATGAACGTGAGAAATCGATGCAGTTCGTCATCAGCCATTCTTCCCGGACGGTTCGTGAGCATTATCTTCATGCTTTGCTGCGTGGTCATTCCCTGGAGGACTCTGTCTCAAGCGAAATGATTAAGGAGATCGGCGAGGAGGTTGCGGGACCATTCTTCGGCGTGCTGGTATTCAAGATTAATGAGCTTGAGCCTGCAGGGGAGAGGGTAGAGGGGAAACAGCAGTCTTTGCTGCGCTTCGCACTTGGGAATATCGCCAAAGAGCTGCTGGAGCATATCGGCCCGTGTGATGTGCTCATTATGGGAGGAAACGAAGCTTCCACCATCCTTCAATACACGAAAAATCAGCTGCCGGAGGAACTGGTGCCTGCCTTGCGTAATGTTCAGAGCTTCCTGAGCCGTTACTTCAAGGTCACTGTATCGATAGGTGTAGGAGATATCTCCTTTGGCAAGGGGAATATTCCGTCCTCGTATACATCAGCCCAGCAGTATGTGAAATACCGCTTAATCTATGGGAAGGAAGCGATTCTGGACGCGGCAGCGACACGGCACCATGTGTTGAAGGTCTTAAGCTATCCCGCAGCCTGCGAGAAGAAGCTGATTGATGCCGTCCAGCAGGGCAAGCCGGAGCCTATTGTTAGCGCGATAGAAGAATTTATCGATACCCTATCCGGCGGTTCTGTTCATCAGATCATTACCTTCAGCACTCAGCTCATGTTGTCTTTACTAAAAGCTTTTGATTATTTACAGCATGTGCCGGATTCTAATTTCAATGATTACCTGCAGGCGGTAACCGAGATTGAAGGTGCTGAGGATTTGGCGGAGATCCGTAACCTGTTTGGCCGCTATTGCTCCACCATCTGCAAGTTAATTGAAGACAAGAATCACTGGATGAATGCTAAGAAGCATAATAGTCTCATTGAAAAAGTGCAGAATTATGTCCATGAGCATTATGCCGAGCCTAACATCTCTCTCGATCTGGTGTCCAAAATCGCCGGACTGTCACCCAGCTATCTGGGCAAGCTGTTCAAGGGAGCGACCGGGCAATCCTTCAGTGAATACCTGAACAACACCCGGCTGGACAAAGCGAAGGAGCTGCTTGCCTCAACGTATGACACGGCGGCTAAGATCAGCGAAGCGGTAGGGATCTACAATATCACTTACTTCTCCACCTTGTTCAAGAAAAAGTACGGGCTGACCCCTTCGGCCTTCCGGGAACAGGAGGCGATGAAGAGCGCCGCAGGTGATGAGGAGTGA
- a CDS encoding carbohydrate ABC transporter permease: MKRTSISRTVMYTLTAVYSALCLLPMLLVLMISITDEDAILKNGYSLFPEKFSLYAYKLIFTSGSQVIQSYGISIFVTLAGTTLALLITSMAGYTLANKNVRHRNLLALYFFITMIFSAGIVPWYLMNRALGLTNNILALIIPSLLFSPFNLFLVRNFMNGIPDSLRESATIDGASDIVIAFKIYLPLCKPVLATIALFYGLDYWNNWWNAIMLIDTKDLYPLQFMLLQMQSEISMLNDMAMLAGTSDVTLPSESVKMATAIVTIGPIIFLYPYLQKYFVKGLVIGSVKG; the protein is encoded by the coding sequence ATGAAAAGAACTTCAATCAGCAGAACGGTCATGTACACGCTGACTGCGGTCTATTCAGCACTGTGTCTCCTTCCGATGCTGCTTGTACTGATGATCTCCATCACGGATGAGGATGCCATTCTTAAGAACGGCTACAGCCTGTTTCCGGAGAAATTCTCCCTGTATGCCTATAAGCTGATCTTCACTAGCGGCTCCCAGGTCATTCAGAGCTATGGCATTTCGATCTTTGTCACTCTCGCCGGTACCACGCTGGCCTTGCTGATTACTTCTATGGCGGGCTATACCCTGGCGAACAAAAATGTGAGGCACCGCAATCTGCTGGCCCTGTACTTCTTCATCACCATGATTTTCTCAGCCGGCATTGTGCCCTGGTATCTGATGAACCGCGCACTCGGATTAACAAATAATATTCTTGCTCTGATTATTCCGTCGCTCCTGTTCAGCCCGTTCAACCTCTTCCTGGTGCGCAATTTCATGAACGGCATTCCTGACTCGCTGCGGGAATCCGCCACCATAGACGGGGCCAGTGATATTGTCATTGCCTTCAAAATTTATCTTCCGTTATGTAAACCGGTACTGGCGACGATCGCCCTCTTCTATGGACTGGATTATTGGAACAACTGGTGGAATGCGATCATGCTGATTGACACGAAAGATTTATACCCGCTGCAATTTATGCTTCTGCAGATGCAATCGGAGATCAGTATGCTGAACGATATGGCCATGCTGGCCGGTACAAGCGACGTTACGCTTCCTTCGGAGTCGGTCAAGATGGCAACAGCTATCGTAACTATCGGGCCGATCATTTTCCTGTATCCTTACTTACAGAAGTACTTCGTGAAAGGGCTCGTGATCGGTTCGGTGAAAGGCTGA
- a CDS encoding extracellular solute-binding protein: MRKSYATLLAVVLALSTLVGCGKADNASPGANGESNASSPNSENANASEVVKIKYVVPGTEPKDYQKVFEKVNEKLAADGVGVAVEKTFIPWDAWDQKLNLMLSTGEEFDLFHVMQDRTPFSNYYTRGALADISEEIEKYGANLKKNIPEDIFSGATIGGKYYIVPSYWVEMASEGQFNIRRDILRENNLQEPTTPAELISAWETVMKNWKGKNKPYLGTRADFDPINLHTSILHRTYDTFPFTVKDKFFYVNQNGEVKSWIETDEFKKDAAFMHELYTKGITNPDILVMKQEQVDAQLDSGEWFVRLGTGGSLNGLQKYNPDATVDDIGVVWFNPEKEYLRPLSFKNGNAVPANSKHPEAAVKFMDWMLASQDNYDLVQYGIEGEHYTKDGDKGLKPIKDPNNNNNPRYRGSDSQNGNVNFMRFDPESSIPENNKVLFEPNPNAVNSIAANFIFDPTNVRTEYTNILSEASASITPIYMGVLDYDKAFPEALDKMKKAGLDKVVAEYQKQFKEYQASLQ; encoded by the coding sequence ATGAGAAAATCCTATGCAACCCTGTTAGCTGTGGTGCTTGCCCTGTCCACCCTAGTTGGATGCGGCAAGGCCGATAATGCCAGCCCTGGCGCAAATGGAGAAAGCAATGCTTCATCCCCGAATTCAGAGAATGCCAATGCCTCTGAGGTCGTCAAGATCAAATACGTGGTTCCCGGCACCGAGCCCAAAGACTACCAGAAGGTGTTCGAGAAGGTCAATGAGAAGCTGGCTGCAGATGGTGTCGGCGTTGCCGTGGAGAAAACCTTCATCCCCTGGGATGCTTGGGACCAGAAGCTGAACCTGATGCTGTCCACCGGTGAAGAGTTCGATCTGTTTCATGTCATGCAGGACCGCACTCCTTTTTCCAATTACTATACCCGGGGTGCACTGGCAGATATCTCGGAAGAGATTGAGAAGTACGGAGCTAACCTGAAAAAGAATATTCCGGAGGATATCTTTAGCGGCGCCACCATCGGCGGGAAATATTATATCGTCCCCTCCTACTGGGTTGAAATGGCCAGCGAAGGCCAGTTCAATATCCGCCGCGACATTCTCCGCGAGAACAATTTGCAGGAGCCCACAACTCCGGCTGAGCTGATCAGCGCCTGGGAGACGGTGATGAAGAACTGGAAGGGAAAGAACAAGCCTTACTTAGGCACCCGGGCCGATTTTGACCCGATCAATCTGCATACCTCCATCCTGCACCGGACCTATGACACCTTCCCGTTCACGGTGAAGGATAAGTTCTTCTATGTCAACCAGAACGGAGAGGTCAAATCCTGGATTGAGACTGATGAATTCAAGAAGGATGCCGCCTTCATGCACGAGCTGTACACCAAGGGAATTACGAATCCTGACATCCTGGTCATGAAGCAGGAGCAGGTAGATGCCCAGCTCGACAGCGGGGAGTGGTTCGTACGCCTGGGAACCGGCGGAAGCTTGAACGGACTCCAGAAATATAACCCGGATGCTACAGTGGACGATATCGGCGTCGTATGGTTTAACCCGGAGAAAGAGTATCTGCGCCCCCTCTCCTTCAAGAACGGAAATGCCGTGCCGGCGAACAGTAAACATCCCGAGGCTGCCGTTAAATTTATGGATTGGATGCTGGCCAGCCAGGATAACTACGATCTGGTTCAATATGGCATCGAGGGTGAGCACTACACCAAAGATGGCGACAAAGGCTTAAAGCCGATCAAAGACCCGAACAACAATAATAATCCGCGGTACAGAGGCTCTGATTCGCAGAACGGGAATGTGAACTTTATGCGCTTCGACCCGGAGAGCAGTATTCCTGAGAATAACAAAGTCTTATTCGAGCCAAATCCTAATGCGGTCAACAGTATTGCAGCTAACTTTATTTTTGACCCGACGAATGTAAGAACCGAATATACCAATATTCTCTCGGAAGCTTCAGCCAGCATCACTCCAATCTATATGGGTGTACTGGACTACGACAAGGCATTCCCGGAAGCTCTGGATAAAATGAAGAAAGCAGGTCTGGACAAGGTCGTTGCGGAATACCAAAAGCAGTTCAAGGAATATCAAGCTTCTCTTCAATAA
- a CDS encoding ABC transporter permease, translating into MKKKRRPGLSILSDIRRNGTSYLLALPAMAYTFIFGYLTYPYMVIAFQRFNYTKGIFHSEWVGFKNFEFFFRSNKALTVTFNTIYLNLLFIIFGTLMALAISLVLNELRKKLFVKISQSLMLFPNFISWIVISYVLYALFSMDMGVMNRILNQFGMASVNWYTEAQSWPAILTIMHVWKGAGMSAIIYLATITGIDETLYEAAEIDGANRLQMCFRITLPLMMPTVIILTMLSVGKIMYGDFGMIYALIGDNGTLYSTTDIIDTYVFRSLRQIGDPSEAMAVGLFQSVIGFILVFGTNAITRKYFKDGALY; encoded by the coding sequence TTGAAGAAAAAACGGCGTCCAGGGCTCAGCATACTGTCAGACATCCGCAGGAATGGTACGTCCTATTTGTTGGCTTTGCCGGCCATGGCATACACGTTTATTTTCGGCTATCTGACCTATCCTTATATGGTTATTGCTTTCCAGCGCTTCAATTATACAAAGGGAATCTTCCATAGTGAATGGGTGGGCTTCAAAAACTTTGAATTTTTCTTCCGTTCTAATAAAGCGCTTACAGTCACCTTTAATACCATTTACCTCAATTTACTGTTTATTATTTTCGGCACGCTGATGGCGCTGGCCATTTCACTGGTACTGAATGAGCTGCGCAAGAAGCTGTTTGTGAAGATCAGCCAGTCGCTGATGTTATTCCCGAACTTCATCTCATGGATCGTCATCAGCTATGTGCTGTATGCACTGTTCTCCATGGATATGGGCGTGATGAACAGAATCCTGAACCAATTCGGAATGGCCTCCGTGAACTGGTATACCGAAGCCCAGTCCTGGCCGGCGATTCTAACCATCATGCATGTCTGGAAGGGCGCCGGTATGAGCGCTATCATCTACCTGGCGACCATTACCGGCATCGATGAAACGTTGTATGAAGCAGCAGAAATTGACGGGGCGAACCGCCTGCAAATGTGCTTCCGGATCACGCTTCCGCTAATGATGCCAACAGTTATAATTCTGACCATGCTCTCTGTCGGCAAAATTATGTACGGCGATTTCGGGATGATCTACGCGCTCATCGGGGACAACGGCACCCTGTATTCGACTACGGATATTATTGATACTTACGTATTCCGTTCCTTACGCCAGATCGGCGACCCTTCCGAAGCCATGGCCGTAGGACTGTTCCAGTCCGTTATCGGATTTATCCTTGTCTTTGGTACCAATGCCATTACCCGCAAGTACTTCAAAGATGGTGCATTATATTAA
- a CDS encoding ABC transporter permease: MNILSVLHCELRKIIRSNVFWIMFLVLGFGPIMMGVGNVLSSDAGGVTWEAYLNGLLETLAPLGLIGYTFVAAWVFGREFSDRTIKDLLAKPISRAKIVLSKFLVILAWCLLLSIYMFAVGLAVGAILGVAGGTATFIWSLFLKFLITSLLYILVTAPSILLANVTKGYLAPLGLILIIVILSNVLASFGFAPYFPWTIPSVFQSTGSLQLSSIIIVAYTGIVGIAGTFAWWRYAEQP, encoded by the coding sequence ATGAATATTCTATCGGTGTTACATTGTGAGCTTCGCAAGATTATCCGCTCGAATGTGTTCTGGATCATGTTTCTGGTTTTAGGCTTCGGGCCCATCATGATGGGCGTTGGAAATGTATTATCCAGTGACGCCGGCGGTGTAACCTGGGAAGCGTATTTAAACGGATTGCTGGAGACGCTTGCCCCGCTGGGACTGATCGGCTACACCTTTGTGGCGGCATGGGTATTCGGACGGGAGTTTTCGGATCGGACCATCAAAGATTTACTGGCCAAGCCCATTTCCCGAGCGAAAATTGTATTGTCCAAGTTCCTGGTCATTTTAGCATGGTGTTTGTTACTTTCCATCTATATGTTCGCAGTAGGTCTTGCCGTAGGAGCTATCTTGGGTGTTGCAGGCGGGACCGCCACTTTCATTTGGAGCTTGTTCCTTAAATTTCTGATTACCTCCCTGCTGTACATTTTGGTGACCGCACCAAGCATTCTTTTGGCTAATGTAACCAAAGGCTATCTTGCCCCCTTGGGGCTCATCCTGATCATCGTCATTCTATCCAATGTGCTGGCCTCCTTCGGATTTGCACCCTATTTCCCATGGACGATCCCATCGGTATTTCAAAGCACCGGTTCGCTGCAGCTGAGCAGTATCATCATTGTTGCCTATACCGGGATTGTCGGAATCGCCGGAACCTTCGCCTGGTGGAGATATGCGGAGCAGCCTTAA
- a CDS encoding ABC transporter ATP-binding protein yields the protein MSILSKKRIGSTPAIHIDGVHKRFGDYTVLNNLSLEVTRGEIFGFLGLNGAGKTTTIKMLLAMLKPTSGKLYMLGEKVDAGNSKLWSNVGYLEEATFYPDLTVTENLDIARRMQGVPDKDAVSQVIYKLGLTPHKKKKAKHLSLGNKQRLGLAKAMIHNPEILILDEPINGLDPAGVAEIRNMLYNLAHNFGITVFISSHLLEELSKVSTRIGIIHGGQLVKEVAMDKLEQSLEKSLVVNGRNKPALKKVLEEHGYDFVDTADGSIKLTNEHAEDHPERLAELLVTCNQPPTSLRVVTEDLEGYFLRTIGVNRGIK from the coding sequence ATGAGTATTTTATCCAAGAAAAGAATCGGCAGCACGCCCGCCATACACATTGACGGAGTGCACAAAAGGTTTGGCGACTATACCGTATTAAACAATCTTTCGCTGGAGGTCACCCGGGGCGAGATCTTCGGATTCCTGGGACTGAACGGCGCCGGGAAGACAACGACGATTAAGATGCTCCTGGCGATGCTCAAGCCTACTTCCGGCAAGCTCTACATGTTAGGTGAGAAGGTCGATGCCGGAAACTCTAAATTATGGAGTAACGTCGGATATTTGGAGGAGGCTACCTTTTATCCGGATCTGACTGTAACGGAGAATCTTGACATCGCACGGCGGATGCAAGGAGTCCCGGACAAGGATGCCGTATCTCAGGTGATCTACAAGCTGGGGCTTACGCCGCACAAAAAGAAAAAAGCAAAACATCTCTCCCTCGGGAACAAGCAGCGCCTGGGACTGGCCAAAGCAATGATTCACAACCCGGAGATTCTAATCCTGGACGAACCGATCAACGGCCTTGATCCCGCAGGCGTAGCGGAAATACGGAATATGTTATATAATCTGGCGCACAATTTCGGTATCACGGTATTTATATCCAGCCATCTGTTAGAGGAACTCTCGAAGGTGTCCACACGGATTGGCATTATTCACGGCGGCCAGTTGGTGAAAGAAGTCGCAATGGACAAGCTAGAGCAGTCCTTAGAAAAAAGCCTGGTCGTGAACGGCCGGAACAAGCCCGCCTTAAAGAAGGTGCTGGAAGAGCATGGCTATGACTTCGTGGATACGGCGGACGGCTCTATTAAACTAACCAATGAACATGCGGAAGATCATCCTGAACGGCTGGCCGAACTGCTCGTTACCTGCAATCAGCCGCCAACGTCGCTCCGGGTAGTTACAGAGGACCTGGAAGGCTATTTTCTCCGCACCATCGGGGTTAACAGGGGGATTAAATAA
- a CDS encoding HAMP domain-containing sensor histidine kinase: MKLKIKLPLLFLLMLLVLMFSIGLYLKFIFAVYSPIRTTLLDSPYVVLLLPIFVIAGCIFSILIIYIHFRIEQPIRRLNARLEEVNVVHPLPPLALKRKDEIGELYKHFNKMEHRLQLAHREQTDMIAAIAHDLKTPLTSINGFTELLATHQDLPEAEKQEYYELIQRKSAYMVELLNDFSSFTKEKSELESMSAKPVKATELFEEIAFEYEYELAGLDIELTCRHSFTDSIWLTVNEPMLRRVFGNLFSNAVRYGGKPELKVYMTGYLREHHAYFQIEDNGIGVPEKDMSSLFLKFFTVDPSRQIRKGGLGLGLASCKSIIEHHGGEIVAFSSEYGGLGIRFSLPL; this comes from the coding sequence ATGAAACTGAAAATCAAGCTTCCCCTGTTATTCCTGCTGATGCTGCTGGTTCTGATGTTCTCGATTGGTTTGTATTTAAAGTTTATCTTTGCCGTATATTCCCCAATACGCACCACTTTGCTGGACTCACCATATGTAGTATTACTGCTGCCCATCTTCGTCATCGCCGGCTGCATATTTTCCATTCTGATCATCTATATTCACTTCCGCATTGAGCAGCCCATCCGGCGTCTGAATGCCCGGCTGGAGGAAGTCAATGTGGTCCATCCCTTGCCTCCGCTGGCTTTGAAGCGTAAGGATGAGATTGGAGAGCTCTATAAGCATTTCAATAAAATGGAGCATCGGCTTCAGCTCGCCCACAGAGAACAGACCGATATGATTGCAGCCATCGCCCACGATTTGAAGACACCCCTGACCTCGATTAACGGCTTCACTGAACTGCTGGCTACACACCAGGACTTACCCGAAGCTGAAAAGCAGGAATATTATGAGCTGATTCAGCGGAAGTCAGCCTATATGGTTGAGCTTCTCAATGATTTCTCCAGCTTCACCAAAGAAAAATCGGAGCTCGAATCTATGTCTGCTAAGCCTGTAAAGGCGACAGAATTGTTTGAAGAGATTGCTTTTGAATATGAATATGAGCTGGCGGGACTTGATATTGAACTGACTTGCCGCCATTCCTTCACGGACAGTATATGGCTGACGGTCAATGAACCGATGCTACGCCGGGTGTTCGGCAACCTCTTCAGTAATGCTGTAAGATACGGCGGGAAGCCTGAGCTGAAGGTGTACATGACCGGATATCTGCGGGAGCATCATGCCTATTTTCAGATTGAGGATAATGGCATTGGTGTGCCGGAAAAGGATATGTCTTCGCTGTTCCTCAAATTCTTCACGGTGGACCCGTCGCGGCAGATCCGTAAGGGCGGACTTGGGCTGGGACTGGCAAGCTGTAAATCTATTATTGAGCACCATGGAGGCGAGATTGTGGCCTTCTCCTCCGAATATGGCGGTCTCGGAATCAGATTCAGCCTGCCTTTATAG
- a CDS encoding response regulator transcription factor yields the protein MSKTILVVDDDEEIVKLITKTLRYEQFAVITASSGREALSAVDDHPIDFIVLDIVMPDMNGLDVCRTIRSSYNVPILLLSARDQDIDKIVGLEIGADDYMTKPFSIQELASRIKAHFRKVDRLHKEWGELSPAKDKADAPLILNDKTYEAFLYSRKLDLSAKEFQILSVLMRHPNQVLSREQIYENVWGDEYGEINTVTVHIKNIRKKLGPEQHFIKTIWGIGYKYTEREQ from the coding sequence ATGTCAAAAACAATATTGGTTGTAGACGATGATGAAGAAATCGTGAAACTCATCACCAAGACGCTAAGGTATGAGCAATTCGCCGTCATTACAGCCAGCTCCGGGCGAGAAGCCCTATCTGCGGTGGATGATCACCCCATCGATTTCATTGTTCTGGATATCGTCATGCCTGATATGAATGGACTGGATGTCTGTAGAACGATCCGGTCCTCTTATAATGTTCCCATTCTGTTATTAAGTGCGCGGGATCAGGACATTGATAAAATTGTCGGTCTGGAAATCGGCGCGGATGATTACATGACCAAGCCGTTCAGTATTCAGGAGCTGGCCTCCCGAATCAAGGCTCATTTCCGCAAGGTGGACAGGCTGCACAAAGAGTGGGGCGAGCTTAGTCCTGCCAAAGACAAGGCGGATGCTCCACTCATTTTGAATGACAAAACGTATGAAGCCTTCCTCTACAGCCGGAAGCTCGACTTATCCGCGAAGGAATTCCAAATTCTGTCTGTCCTGATGCGTCACCCCAACCAGGTACTGAGCCGGGAGCAGATCTATGAGAACGTCTGGGGAGACGAATACGGCGAGATCAATACCGTAACCGTTCATATCAAGAATATCCGCAAGAAGCTGGGTCCTGAGCAACACTTCATCAAAACTATTTGGGGCATAGGCTACAAATACACAGAAAGAGAGCAATAA